In one Mucilaginibacter sp. PAMB04168 genomic region, the following are encoded:
- a CDS encoding CatB-related O-acetyltransferase, protein MLLKGPNPHKIHPLENYPHLVFLKNIITHPNIEVGDYTYYDDTLDPYNFEKNVLYHFDFIGDKLIIGKFCAIACGAKFIMNGANHEITPISTFPFGIFGNGWQKINEGVDLTEKYPNKGNTVIGNDVWIGHDATLMPGIKVGNGAVIASKSVVTRDVPDYAIVGGNPAQVIRMRFNEDTVERLLGIAWWNWSAEKITEHLHLINSINLDELETVAHNK, encoded by the coding sequence ATGCTTTTAAAAGGTCCTAACCCGCATAAGATACACCCTTTAGAAAATTATCCTCATCTCGTTTTTCTAAAAAATATTATTACGCATCCCAATATCGAGGTGGGCGACTATACCTATTACGATGATACGCTCGATCCCTACAATTTTGAAAAGAACGTATTATACCACTTTGATTTTATAGGCGATAAGCTTATCATCGGTAAATTTTGTGCCATTGCCTGTGGTGCAAAGTTTATTATGAATGGCGCTAATCATGAAATTACGCCTATATCTACTTTTCCCTTCGGCATATTTGGAAATGGGTGGCAAAAGATAAATGAAGGTGTTGATCTGACTGAAAAATACCCTAACAAAGGCAACACAGTGATTGGTAATGATGTGTGGATAGGACATGATGCTACGCTGATGCCGGGTATTAAAGTAGGCAACGGCGCTGTAATAGCCAGTAAAAGTGTAGTGACCAGGGATGTGCCGGATTATGCCATTGTAGGTGGCAACCCTGCCCAAGTGATCCGGATGCGTTTTAACGAAGATACTGTTGAACGCTTGCTCGGTATAGCTTGGTGGAACTGGAGCGCCGAAAAGATAACCGAGCATTTGCACCTGATTAATTCCATAAATTTGGATGAACTGGAGACGGTAGCTCATAATAAATAA
- a CDS encoding Gfo/Idh/MocA family oxidoreductase: MASLNWGIIGVGDVTEKKSGPAFNKVTGSKLVAVMRRDAEKAADYAQRHGVGKWFSNAADLFNDTEVNAIYIATPPSSHLEYALTALKRGLPVYVEKPVTLNAAQAEELANAVQKHNGKLVVAHYRRQLPMFLKVKELLQQQAIGEVRTVQLRLWQSRKPALVTTGAPNWRVQPELSGGGYFHDLAPHQLDLMLYFFGNPAYYQGFGFNQTQTNKADDHVCGSILFENNVVVNGSWCFSVAETENVDSCEMIGSEGKISFPIFGNTVTLITAEDEQVIDFVPPENIQHPMIAAVVSYLNGEGPNPCTIDEALTLMKIMDAFSSKPSK; encoded by the coding sequence ATGGCGAGCCTTAACTGGGGAATAATAGGCGTTGGCGATGTTACCGAAAAGAAAAGCGGACCGGCATTTAACAAAGTAACGGGCAGTAAACTAGTAGCCGTAATGCGCCGTGATGCCGAAAAAGCTGCCGACTATGCCCAACGCCACGGCGTTGGAAAATGGTTTAGCAATGCGGCCGATCTTTTTAATGATACTGAAGTGAATGCCATCTACATAGCTACGCCGCCTTCATCACACCTGGAGTATGCACTAACCGCTTTAAAAAGAGGCCTACCCGTTTATGTAGAAAAGCCGGTTACGCTAAACGCTGCACAGGCTGAGGAACTGGCTAACGCAGTTCAAAAGCACAATGGAAAGTTGGTGGTTGCCCATTACCGCAGGCAATTGCCTATGTTTTTAAAGGTAAAAGAGCTATTACAACAGCAAGCGATTGGCGAAGTGCGTACTGTACAACTCAGGCTATGGCAAAGCCGCAAACCGGCGTTGGTAACCACAGGAGCACCTAACTGGCGTGTACAACCCGAACTTTCCGGCGGTGGTTATTTTCATGACCTCGCTCCTCATCAGTTAGATTTGATGCTATACTTTTTTGGAAACCCCGCTTACTATCAGGGGTTCGGCTTTAACCAAACCCAAACCAATAAAGCCGATGACCATGTATGTGGCTCCATATTGTTTGAGAACAACGTGGTGGTAAATGGTTCATGGTGCTTTAGTGTGGCCGAGACCGAAAACGTTGACAGTTGCGAGATGATAGGCAGTGAAGGCAAGATCAGCTTCCCTATATTCGGCAATACGGTTACCTTAATAACTGCCGAAGACGAACAGGTAATTGATTTTGTACCCCCAGAAAACATACAGCACCCAATGATTGCCGCCGTAGTAAGCTATCTGAATGGCGAAGGCCCAAATCCCTGCACCATTGATGAGGCGCTAACCCTCATGAAAATCATGGACGCTTTTTCGAGCAAACCCAGCAAATAA
- the mgrA gene encoding L-glyceraldehyde 3-phosphate reductase has product MTYLPSSSRYETMPYRRCGKSGIKLPALSLGLWHNFGGVDVFENYRKILHLAFDSGITHFDLANNYGPPYGSAEENFGLLLKKDFAAYRDELIISSKAGYDMWPGPYGNWGSKKYLVASLDQSLKRMGLDYVDIFYHHRPDPDTPLEETMMALDLIVRQGKALYVGISNYKADEAQKAITILKQLGTPCLIHQPKYSMFERWVEGGLLDVLEQEGVGCIPFSPLAQGMLTDKYLHGIPQDSRAAKTTGNLQTKQLTDDKLAQIKQLNELALQRNQTLAQMALAWLLKDQRVTSVLIGASRPEQLADSLQCLHNSVFATEELTQIENILNNKP; this is encoded by the coding sequence ATGACTTATCTACCTTCTTCCAGCCGCTATGAAACTATGCCTTACCGACGCTGCGGCAAAAGCGGCATTAAGTTGCCTGCACTGTCGCTGGGCTTGTGGCACAATTTCGGCGGTGTAGACGTGTTCGAAAATTACCGAAAAATCTTGCACCTGGCGTTTGATAGCGGCATTACACACTTCGATTTGGCCAACAATTATGGTCCGCCGTATGGCTCGGCCGAAGAAAACTTTGGGCTGCTATTAAAAAAGGATTTTGCGGCCTACCGCGATGAGTTGATCATCTCAAGCAAAGCCGGCTATGACATGTGGCCTGGTCCGTATGGCAACTGGGGATCAAAAAAATACCTGGTAGCCAGCTTAGATCAAAGCCTGAAACGCATGGGACTTGACTATGTGGACATTTTTTATCATCACCGCCCTGACCCTGACACACCACTTGAAGAAACGATGATGGCACTTGACTTGATCGTACGGCAGGGCAAGGCTTTGTATGTAGGTATCTCTAATTATAAGGCCGATGAAGCGCAAAAAGCAATTACTATATTGAAGCAGTTGGGCACGCCCTGCCTTATCCACCAGCCTAAATACTCCATGTTTGAGCGCTGGGTAGAGGGCGGCCTGCTAGATGTGCTGGAGCAGGAAGGCGTTGGCTGCATACCGTTTTCACCTCTGGCACAAGGCATGCTTACTGATAAGTATCTACACGGCATACCGCAAGATTCAAGGGCAGCTAAAACCACCGGAAATCTGCAAACTAAGCAATTGACCGATGATAAGCTGGCACAAATTAAACAGCTTAATGAACTGGCCCTGCAACGCAACCAAACACTGGCACAAATGGCACTGGCGTGGTTATTAAAAGACCAGCGCGTTACCTCCGTTCTTATAGGTGCCAGCAGGCCCGAGCAACTGGCTGACTCGCTTCAATGTTTACACAATAGCGTCTTTGCGACCGAAGAGCTCACTCAAATAGAAAACATTTTAAACAATAAACCCTAA
- a CDS encoding energy transducer TonB, translated as MDYRQEENNYPRAFLATGIILALLIGLSYFIVFQHPAKEEDGTGGILVNYGTVDEGMGDDYMSTEEPSVAENANHTKPDKVTPAPPTEQVNTTDNSSKQVVTQNTEDAPEIASSKKPTQSVNTQQQPTKEPPKPTINQNALYKGKTNNGTGEGDGTGNTPGNQGKTTGTTLTNNYNGTGSGNGGNLTGMPQRNFVSKPSVSDDSRHTGKVVVDIRVDKDGNVTYARGGARGTTITDQVLIEKCEDAVKRSRLNSLDSAPEMQQGTVVFVFRVQ; from the coding sequence ATGGATTACCGTCAGGAAGAAAATAATTACCCAAGGGCCTTTTTAGCAACCGGCATTATACTGGCTTTGCTGATAGGCTTGAGCTATTTTATTGTCTTTCAGCATCCGGCTAAAGAAGAAGACGGCACGGGCGGTATCCTGGTAAATTACGGCACAGTAGATGAAGGCATGGGCGATGACTATATGAGCACCGAGGAGCCATCTGTTGCCGAAAATGCCAACCATACCAAGCCTGATAAAGTAACCCCTGCCCCGCCAACCGAGCAGGTGAACACAACAGACAACAGCAGCAAACAGGTAGTAACTCAAAACACTGAGGATGCGCCTGAAATTGCCAGCAGCAAAAAGCCTACACAATCGGTAAATACACAGCAGCAGCCTACCAAAGAGCCACCTAAGCCTACTATAAACCAAAACGCCCTTTACAAAGGCAAAACCAACAATGGTACAGGCGAGGGAGATGGAACTGGCAACACACCCGGCAACCAGGGCAAAACAACGGGTACGACCTTAACCAACAATTATAACGGTACGGGCTCAGGCAACGGCGGTAACCTTACCGGCATGCCTCAGCGCAACTTTGTAAGCAAACCATCGGTTAGTGATGATAGCCGCCATACAGGAAAAGTGGTGGTTGATATACGCGTAGATAAGGACGGTAACGTAACCTACGCCCGCGGCGGCGCCCGTGGTACTACCATAACCGACCAGGTGCTGATCGAAAAATGTGAAGACGCCGTAAAACGCTCCCGCCTCAACTCTTTAGACAGTGCCCCCGAAATGCAGCAAGGCACTGTAGTATTTGTATTCAGGGTACAGTAA
- a CDS encoding DUF2911 domain-containing protein, producing MKQLFKLLAITGFILTTISASAQTPKKPRPSPADTVKATTKSGVNITIAYSQPSVKGRTIGTDIAPYGKWWRTGANEVTTIEFSKDVKVEGKALAAGKYALYSIPNENEWVIIFNKDIKNWGTVYKEENDVLRVNVKPGKSSGFVEQLKFTVDPSGKVSLAWGDKLVAFTVK from the coding sequence ATGAAACAGTTATTCAAATTATTGGCCATAACCGGCTTTATTTTAACTACCATTTCGGCATCGGCACAAACGCCTAAAAAACCAAGACCCAGCCCTGCTGATACCGTTAAAGCTACGACCAAAAGCGGTGTTAACATTACCATTGCTTACAGCCAGCCATCGGTAAAAGGCCGTACCATTGGTACTGATATTGCTCCTTACGGCAAATGGTGGCGTACCGGCGCTAATGAGGTGACTACAATTGAGTTTAGCAAAGATGTAAAAGTGGAAGGCAAAGCACTTGCTGCAGGCAAATACGCCTTATATAGCATTCCTAACGAGAACGAGTGGGTAATTATATTTAATAAAGACATCAAAAACTGGGGTACGGTTTACAAAGAAGAAAACGATGTACTGCGTGTAAATGTTAAACCGGGTAAATCAAGCGGCTTTGTGGAGCAGCTCAAATTTACAGTAGACCCATCGGGCAAAGTAAGCTTGGCCTGGGGCGATAAATTAGTTGCCTTTACAGTGAAATAA
- a CDS encoding nucleoside phosphorylase, whose product MNYISETDLILNADGSAYHLNILPEDVADIVITVGDQDRVAEISKHFDNIELRKGKREFTTHTGYIGQKRITVVSTGIGTDNIDIVLNELDALVNIDFNTRTVNEKLRSLNIIRIGTSGAVQADVAVDSLLVSAAAIGLDPLMHYYEHSLSKQEAEILTAFNNSLPAHFKLRPYVATASAELISALATGLPQGITITAPGFYTPQGRQVRAKSSTPNLLNLISDFSIHQQPITNLEMETAGIYGLGANLDHKAISFNIILANRVTHQFSRQPLKIMDKHIREVLNRITSAL is encoded by the coding sequence ATGAATTACATCTCTGAAACTGATTTGATATTAAATGCCGATGGCAGCGCCTACCACCTTAATATTTTACCTGAGGATGTTGCCGACATTGTGATTACGGTTGGCGACCAGGACCGGGTGGCCGAAATAAGTAAGCATTTCGATAACATAGAACTAAGAAAAGGTAAGCGCGAATTTACTACACATACGGGCTACATTGGCCAAAAACGCATCACCGTTGTATCTACCGGTATAGGCACTGATAATATTGATATTGTACTGAATGAATTAGATGCCCTGGTAAACATTGATTTTAATACCCGTACGGTGAACGAAAAGTTACGCAGCCTTAATATTATCCGCATAGGTACATCGGGTGCTGTGCAGGCCGATGTTGCTGTGGATAGCCTGCTGGTATCGGCCGCGGCTATAGGATTGGACCCGCTGATGCATTATTATGAGCACAGCCTTAGTAAGCAGGAAGCGGAGATACTGACTGCATTTAACAACAGCTTACCGGCGCATTTTAAACTACGCCCTTATGTTGCCACGGCCAGTGCCGAGTTAATAAGTGCCCTCGCTACCGGTTTACCGCAAGGCATTACCATTACCGCACCGGGCTTTTACACACCACAAGGACGGCAAGTGCGCGCTAAGTCTTCTACACCCAATTTGCTCAACCTTATCAGCGATTTTAGCATACACCAGCAACCCATCACCAATCTTGAAATGGAAACAGCGGGTATATACGGTTTAGGGGCCAACCTGGATCATAAGGCCATATCGTTCAACATTATTCTGGCCAACCGGGTCACACATCAATTCAGCAGGCAGCCACTTAAAATTATGGACAAACACATACGTGAGGTGCTTAACCGCATCACAAGTGCTTTATAA
- a CDS encoding biopolymer transporter ExbD: MNLRKKHSRASAEVHTSAMNDIMFFLLLFFLIASTVTNPNVIKLMLPKSSSGQAVSKKTITVSVTQDLRYYVEKKEVAVDALQPTLAGYKNIASELTIVLHVDRTVAIQDVVQVMDIAQKLNIKLVLATEPK, encoded by the coding sequence ATGAACCTGAGAAAAAAACATAGCCGTGCATCAGCCGAGGTACATACCTCGGCCATGAATGATATTATGTTCTTTTTGTTGCTGTTCTTTTTGATAGCTTCAACTGTTACCAATCCTAACGTAATCAAATTGATGCTGCCCAAGTCTTCATCAGGCCAGGCGGTATCTAAAAAAACCATTACTGTTTCGGTTACGCAAGACTTAAGGTATTACGTGGAGAAGAAAGAAGTAGCGGTTGATGCTTTACAACCTACATTAGCCGGTTACAAAAACATAGCCAGCGAACTGACTATTGTACTGCATGTTGACCGCACGGTTGCTATACAGGATGTGGTACAGGTGATGGACATAGCACAGAAATTGAATATTAAACTGGTATTAGCCACCGAGCCTAAATAA
- a CDS encoding RsmB/NOP family class I SAM-dependent RNA methyltransferase: MKALNQLKTFQRILAEFPENTQLSKFLPGFFRQNKQMGSTDRRVASRLVYNYFRLGNALHGLPAEDRLMVAEFLCNIQINSFLQHFKPEWAACVHFEVDEKLKMVKAAYPDFKLEDIYPWHDQLSAGIDKEAFLKSFFIQPDLFIRVRKGFEQQVKAILSKAEVIFKDEGNNCLTLPNGTKLETLFPNQYWFDVQDYSSQQTARYFKPQKWENWWDACAASGGKSLLLHEQEVNLKLVVSDIRESILANLDERFRQAGLMKYQKKILDLTQNADYIMHNYAFDGIILDAPCTGSGTWGRTPELITQFNGHRIEFFQRLQQSIARNVVKYLKGGKPLIYITCSAFKAENEDAVDFMVKELGLKLEEMQVLKGYEHKADTMFVARLISTAPAKDEQVLE; the protein is encoded by the coding sequence ATGAAAGCCCTCAATCAGCTCAAAACATTTCAGCGCATATTAGCCGAGTTTCCAGAGAACACCCAGCTTAGTAAATTTTTACCTGGCTTTTTCAGGCAAAACAAGCAGATGGGCTCAACAGACCGGCGTGTGGCAAGCAGGCTGGTGTATAATTATTTTCGGCTGGGTAATGCCTTGCACGGCTTACCGGCTGAGGATCGCCTGATGGTTGCCGAGTTTTTATGCAATATCCAAATCAACTCTTTTTTGCAGCATTTTAAGCCTGAGTGGGCCGCCTGCGTACATTTTGAGGTGGATGAAAAGTTAAAAATGGTAAAAGCGGCGTATCCTGATTTCAAGCTTGAAGACATTTACCCCTGGCATGACCAATTATCGGCAGGGATAGATAAAGAGGCTTTCTTGAAGTCGTTTTTTATACAGCCCGATCTGTTTATACGTGTACGCAAAGGCTTTGAGCAGCAGGTGAAAGCCATACTAAGCAAAGCAGAGGTTATTTTTAAAGATGAAGGCAATAATTGCCTTACCCTGCCCAATGGTACAAAATTAGAAACCTTATTTCCAAACCAATACTGGTTTGATGTGCAGGACTACTCATCGCAGCAAACGGCACGTTACTTTAAGCCGCAAAAGTGGGAGAACTGGTGGGATGCCTGTGCTGCATCGGGTGGTAAGTCATTACTGCTGCATGAGCAGGAAGTAAATTTGAAGCTGGTAGTGTCAGACATTCGCGAATCGATACTGGCTAATTTGGACGAACGTTTCAGGCAGGCGGGGCTGATGAAGTATCAAAAGAAGATACTCGACCTGACACAAAATGCCGACTATATCATGCATAATTATGCCTTCGATGGCATTATACTGGACGCGCCCTGCACCGGATCGGGAACCTGGGGGCGTACGCCGGAACTCATTACGCAGTTTAACGGCCACCGTATTGAGTTTTTTCAGCGTTTGCAGCAGAGCATAGCCCGCAACGTAGTAAAGTACCTGAAGGGCGGAAAACCGCTTATTTACATTACTTGCTCAGCCTTTAAAGCCGAGAACGAGGACGCTGTGGATTTTATGGTAAAGGAGTTGGGCCTTAAGCTCGAAGAAATGCAGGTACTAAAGGGATATGAGCACAAGGCCGATACCATGTTTGTAGCCCGTTTAATATCTACCGCACCGGCCAAAGACGAACAAGTGTTGGAGTAG
- a CDS encoding folylpolyglutamate synthase/dihydrofolate synthase family protein yields the protein MNYAETLNYLYNQLPMFTRVGTSAFKKDLTNTIALCDRLGNPQHQFKSVHVAGTNGKGSTSHILAAVLQTAGYKTGLYTSPHLKDFRERIRINGQMISEDEVVDFVAKHRTDFEEIEPSFFEMTVALAFDAFARHEVDIAVIEVGLGGRLDSTNIITPLLSIITNIGWDHMNMLGNTLPEIAAEKAGIIKPGIPVIIGEHQPEVAQVFIEKAQKAGAELIFASEQWNEGSIEPGTRKREAFENDKYLSASFKSLNATHNLQLDLTGSYQLKNVKTVLCAVQELNTQGFNIAVKHVAEALRQVKILTGLQGRWQTLSTHPLTICDTGHNPDGILEVLKNIAAVPYEHLHFVIGMVNDKDITKVLNLLPKDATYYFCKPDIPRGLEVQSLQQQAMMVGLQGKTYPTVSEALQAAQQQAGPKDLVFAGGSTFVVAEIV from the coding sequence ATGAATTACGCAGAAACGCTCAACTATCTGTACAACCAGCTCCCTATGTTTACTCGGGTGGGCACATCGGCATTTAAGAAAGATTTAACCAATACCATAGCCCTTTGCGACCGGCTGGGTAATCCACAGCACCAATTTAAGAGCGTTCATGTAGCGGGAACTAACGGAAAGGGCTCTACATCGCATATATTGGCGGCGGTGTTACAAACTGCCGGATATAAAACCGGATTGTATACCTCACCTCACCTTAAAGATTTCAGAGAACGTATTCGCATCAACGGGCAAATGATCAGCGAAGACGAGGTGGTTGATTTTGTGGCAAAGCACCGGACAGATTTTGAGGAAATTGAACCCTCTTTTTTTGAAATGACTGTAGCCCTGGCCTTCGATGCCTTTGCCCGTCATGAGGTAGATATTGCGGTTATTGAAGTGGGCCTGGGCGGCCGGCTCGATTCAACCAATATTATTACGCCGCTGTTATCCATCATTACCAACATAGGCTGGGACCACATGAACATGCTAGGCAATACCCTGCCCGAAATAGCTGCCGAAAAAGCCGGCATTATTAAACCGGGCATCCCGGTCATCATTGGCGAACACCAGCCCGAAGTAGCACAGGTATTTATTGAAAAGGCGCAAAAAGCAGGAGCCGAATTAATATTCGCATCCGAACAATGGAATGAAGGAAGCATAGAACCGGGCACCAGGAAACGGGAAGCCTTTGAAAATGATAAATATTTATCTGCAAGCTTTAAATCTCTCAACGCTACCCATAATTTACAACTCGACTTAACAGGCAGTTATCAGCTTAAGAATGTGAAGACGGTTCTGTGTGCAGTGCAGGAGTTAAACACACAGGGATTTAATATTGCTGTTAAACATGTAGCCGAAGCTTTACGCCAGGTTAAAATCCTAACCGGTTTACAGGGCCGCTGGCAAACCTTGAGCACCCACCCGCTTACCATTTGCGATACCGGCCATAATCCTGATGGCATATTGGAAGTGCTGAAAAACATTGCAGCCGTACCATACGAGCACTTGCATTTTGTGATAGGCATGGTGAACGATAAGGATATTACCAAGGTATTAAACCTGCTGCCTAAGGATGCCACGTACTACTTTTGCAAACCAGATATTCCTCGCGGGCTTGAGGTGCAGTCTTTGCAACAACAAGCTATGATGGTTGGCTTGCAGGGTAAAACCTACCCAACGGTATCTGAAGCCCTGCAAGCCGCACAACAACAGGCAGGCCCAAAAGATTTGGTTTTTGCAGGCGGCAGCACCTTTGTAGTGGCCGAAATAGTTTGA
- a CDS encoding DUF6496 domain-containing protein: MAKYSEKAQEKVGEALHEMKEGKLKSGKSDKKVTNPKQAVAIGLSEARKDGAKVPKKSSK; encoded by the coding sequence ATGGCAAAATATTCAGAAAAAGCACAGGAGAAAGTTGGCGAGGCCCTGCACGAAATGAAGGAAGGCAAGCTGAAGAGCGGCAAGAGCGACAAAAAGGTAACCAATCCTAAACAAGCAGTAGCCATTGGCCTTTCGGAAGCACGTAAAGACGGTGCGAAAGTGCCCAAGAAATCTTCAAAATAA
- a CDS encoding MotA/TolQ/ExbB proton channel family protein — MMLFMLLQDTAQNVVDSVNRAALPATTAAPVDDLRFGDLLIKGGWVMVPIGILAVLGLVIFFERYFTIRKAAKDESNLMSQIRSSITSGKLDSAVAVARNSNTPLGRMLQKGLLRIGRPIKDIEGAIENVGKIEVAKLEKNIGIIGIVAGIAPMFGFLGTIAGVIKIFYDISKTDNISMGVISGGLYVKMVTSAAGLFVGIVAYVCYHILNMMVEKVILKLETDAIEFIDLLEEPSK, encoded by the coding sequence ATGATGCTATTTATGCTGTTACAGGATACAGCTCAAAATGTTGTTGATTCGGTAAACCGTGCAGCACTGCCTGCCACCACTGCCGCCCCTGTTGATGATTTACGCTTTGGCGATCTGCTTATAAAAGGTGGATGGGTTATGGTTCCTATCGGAATACTGGCCGTTTTAGGTTTGGTTATATTTTTTGAGCGTTATTTTACCATCCGTAAGGCCGCTAAAGATGAATCGAACCTGATGAGCCAGATCCGGAGCAGTATAACATCGGGTAAATTGGACTCGGCCGTTGCGGTTGCCCGTAATAGTAATACGCCGCTAGGCCGCATGCTGCAAAAAGGTTTGCTGCGCATTGGCCGGCCTATTAAAGACATTGAAGGCGCTATTGAAAACGTTGGCAAAATTGAAGTAGCCAAACTGGAAAAAAACATTGGCATTATTGGCATCGTGGCCGGTATTGCGCCCATGTTCGGCTTTTTAGGTACCATTGCCGGTGTAATTAAGATCTTTTATGATATCTCTAAAACAGATAACATTAGTATGGGCGTTATATCAGGAGGTTTGTATGTAAAAATGGTGACCTCAGCAGCTGGTTTATTTGTGGGCATAGTAGCTTATGTATGCTACCACATCCTGAACATGATGGTGGAGAAGGTAATTTTGAAACTGGAGACTGACGCCATTGAATTTATTGATCTGTTAGAAGAGCCCAGCAAATGA
- a CDS encoding AI-2E family transporter — protein MIVKNTPLPFYAKLAFILIGIMALGFLIILGKELLDPLMFGFLFAILLLPLANFFERRIKLPRSMAAFLSILLMVTFLGGIIYLVGTQISNLANDWPQLKEQVSKSLVDLQVWIQKTFHVNAEKQMLYVNDTTDKIVASGTTVLGTTFGALSSLLLFYLFIIIFTFLILFYRRLLFRFVLYVFDEESTPVVQAVVENIQSILRKYILGLLLEMVIVATISCIAFWIIGVKYAILLGIITGIFNIIPYVGIFSALVLSSLITFATGAISKALVVALVVIAIHAVDSNVILPMVVGSKVRLNALITFIGIILGEMLWGLSGMFLSIPVIAICKIIFDHITGLRPWGYLLGGDYEYKREAQEEMKTE, from the coding sequence ATGATAGTTAAAAATACGCCTCTGCCCTTTTATGCCAAACTTGCCTTTATACTCATTGGTATCATGGCGCTCGGCTTTTTGATTATCCTGGGTAAAGAACTCCTCGACCCTCTGATGTTCGGCTTTCTGTTTGCCATACTTTTGCTGCCATTGGCTAACTTTTTTGAGCGCCGTATAAAATTACCCCGCAGCATGGCAGCTTTTCTGTCTATATTATTAATGGTAACTTTCTTAGGCGGTATTATATACCTGGTGGGCACACAAATATCTAACCTGGCTAATGATTGGCCGCAGCTTAAAGAACAGGTAAGTAAATCACTGGTTGATCTGCAGGTATGGATCCAAAAGACCTTTCATGTAAATGCGGAAAAACAAATGCTGTATGTGAATGACACCACCGATAAGATTGTGGCTTCGGGCACTACCGTATTGGGCACAACGTTTGGTGCATTATCATCTCTGCTCCTGTTTTATCTGTTTATCATCATTTTTACCTTCCTGATTCTTTTTTACAGGCGTTTGCTTTTCCGCTTTGTACTTTATGTATTCGATGAAGAGTCGACACCTGTAGTGCAGGCTGTGGTAGAAAACATACAAAGCATTCTCCGCAAATATATCCTCGGCTTGTTGCTGGAAATGGTGATTGTAGCCACTATATCTTGCATCGCTTTTTGGATTATTGGGGTGAAATATGCTATTCTTTTGGGCATCATTACTGGCATATTTAATATTATACCCTATGTTGGCATATTTTCGGCACTCGTGTTGAGTTCCCTCATCACCTTTGCTACGGGCGCCATCAGTAAAGCGCTGGTGGTGGCGCTGGTGGTTATTGCTATCCATGCGGTCGACTCGAACGTGATCCTGCCTATGGTAGTGGGTTCCAAAGTACGTTTAAATGCCCTGATTACCTTTATAGGTATTATACTAGGCGAAATGCTTTGGGGATTATCAGGCATGTTCCTGTCTATCCCGGTGATTGCCATATGCAAGATCATATTTGATCACATTACTGGCTTACGGCCATGGGGATACTTACTAGGCGGCGATTATGAATATAAGCGTGAAGCGCAGGAAGAAATGAAAACGGAGTAG